A single genomic interval of Zobellia nedashkovskayae harbors:
- a CDS encoding VOC family protein: MQKIINGIQQIGIGVADVKAVFNWYRAHLGFDIMVFNDLATANLMTQYTAGNAEQRQAILALNMTGGGGLEIWQFKNRKPQPPRKPVLFGDLGINAIKIRSGRIKEIHKALTAANTAELSDVLHENHFYFKDPWANQVQVVDEQYTFVKNEGDSGGILGVIIGVSDMDASLYFYNKLLGYDTVVSDSSGVFEELSNGHGNNFRRVLLTRSNQHSGGFGQLYGPSQIELIQALDRVPNTIYKDRLWGDLGFIHLCFDVSGLNFLRDEAKEEGHSFTVDSANSFDMGDAAGRFAYMEDPDGTLIELVETHRVPVFKKLGVFINLKTRNPQKPLPKWMVKLMAVHKVKKDI; encoded by the coding sequence ATGCAGAAAATCATAAACGGAATTCAACAGATTGGTATTGGTGTTGCAGACGTAAAAGCTGTTTTTAATTGGTACCGAGCTCATTTAGGTTTTGATATTATGGTTTTTAATGATTTGGCTACGGCTAATCTAATGACACAATATACTGCGGGTAATGCAGAACAACGGCAGGCAATTTTAGCCTTGAATATGACAGGTGGCGGTGGCCTGGAAATCTGGCAGTTTAAAAATAGAAAGCCACAACCACCTAGGAAACCTGTACTATTTGGGGATTTAGGCATTAATGCTATTAAAATACGATCAGGTAGAATAAAGGAAATACATAAAGCGCTTACTGCTGCTAACACTGCAGAGTTGTCAGATGTATTGCATGAGAATCACTTTTACTTTAAGGATCCTTGGGCAAACCAAGTACAGGTAGTTGATGAACAGTATACATTTGTTAAAAACGAGGGTGACTCCGGAGGAATATTAGGTGTTATAATTGGTGTTTCTGATATGGATGCTTCACTTTATTTTTATAATAAATTATTGGGGTATGATACGGTTGTAAGTGATTCTTCGGGTGTTTTTGAGGAGTTATCAAATGGACATGGTAATAATTTTAGGAGAGTTTTGCTTACGCGAAGTAATCAACACTCGGGTGGTTTTGGACAACTTTATGGTCCGTCTCAAATAGAATTAATACAAGCACTAGATAGAGTTCCGAATACCATATATAAAGATAGACTTTGGGGAGATTTGGGTTTTATACACCTGTGTTTTGATGTGTCTGGTTTAAATTTCCTTAGAGATGAGGCAAAAGAAGAAGGTCATTCTTTTACTGTAGACAGCGCTAATAGTTTTGATATGGGTGATGCAGCGGGAAGGTTTGCCTATATGGAAGATCCAGACGGCACATTAATTGAATTAGTTGAAACCCATCGTGTACCAGTTTTTAAGAAGTTGGGAGTATTCATAAATTTAAAAACACGGAACCCTCAAAAACCTTTACCAAAGTGGATGGTAAAACTAATGGCGGTTCATAAGGTGAAAAAAGATATATAG
- a CDS encoding transporter family protein, with product MTKDLQNIRMLFRLIAIIGISLNTALSYGNDKAKASVPDPIDCSKLLYYNSEYFDFCDTCGCGSSGGSMGYGTGLNNNFIGVRYIGQEYRSRDGIFADSPWITENFNTVQAWANIPVTKRVILNVIVPYQFHNRILPDNTEQNINGIGDISVLGYYNLIKARPDSVVTIKPQHFLQLGGGIKMPTGKYDKDNNEGSVNPSFQLGNGSWDYVLAMNYGFTYRNWGISSMVNYTIKTKNPKNYQFGNQLNLGINAFKTYFLGDVSLTPIIGIAEEIYGTNEELGFEVADTKGDIFLGKLSVEASYNRYALGLTGMLPISQNLNSDKVELRNRLSVYVNINL from the coding sequence ATGACGAAAGATTTGCAGAATATTAGAATGCTATTTAGGCTTATAGCCATAATAGGTATAAGTCTCAACACCGCGCTTTCTTATGGAAATGACAAAGCAAAAGCGTCTGTACCAGACCCAATTGATTGTTCAAAATTACTGTATTACAATAGTGAGTATTTTGATTTTTGCGATACGTGTGGTTGTGGAAGTAGTGGCGGTAGCATGGGGTATGGCACCGGATTAAATAATAATTTTATAGGCGTACGTTATATTGGTCAAGAGTACCGTTCTCGTGATGGAATTTTTGCAGACTCTCCTTGGATTACCGAAAACTTCAATACCGTACAGGCTTGGGCCAATATACCTGTTACTAAAAGAGTTATTCTAAATGTTATAGTTCCTTATCAATTTCACAACAGAATATTACCGGATAATACAGAACAGAACATTAATGGTATTGGTGATATTAGTGTACTTGGTTACTATAATTTAATCAAAGCTAGACCAGATAGCGTTGTAACCATAAAACCTCAACATTTTCTGCAATTAGGAGGAGGAATTAAAATGCCAACGGGTAAATATGACAAGGATAACAACGAAGGAAGTGTAAACCCAAGTTTCCAATTAGGCAATGGTAGTTGGGACTATGTTCTTGCCATGAATTATGGGTTTACCTATAGAAACTGGGGAATTAGCTCTATGGTAAATTATACTATCAAAACTAAAAATCCAAAAAATTATCAATTTGGAAACCAATTGAACTTGGGAATCAATGCTTTTAAAACCTATTTTTTAGGCGATGTTTCATTAACCCCGATAATTGGAATTGCGGAAGAAATTTATGGTACTAACGAAGAACTAGGTTTTGAAGTAGCAGATACCAAAGGTGATATTTTCTTGGGAAAATTAAGTGTAGAGGCAAGTTATAATAGGTATGCATTAGGTTTGACCGGAATGCTCCCGATTAGTCAAAATTTAAATAGCGATAAAGTAGAACTCCGTAATAGACTATCAGTCTACGTAAATATAAATTTATAG
- a CDS encoding cytochrome-c peroxidase: MLKATLYTALLSLVFWSCNSSDDTYETINEPLEFSVPSNFPDAVYNLEANPPTTIGFELGKKLFYDGRLSSNGFISCGFCHEQRTAFTHHGHQFSHGIDDLEGVRNTPAIQNAAFMKEFAWDGATNHLDLFPIIPITNEVEMGETVSGVLAKIKSDEEYQNLFASAFEDGEVNNENFLKALAQFMVMMVSADSKYDKYVRQEEGGTFTDEEKEGFAVFTNKCASCHTSDLFSDDAFRNNGLAPNPSLNDIGREEVSGDAADRHKFKVPSLRNVELTAPYMHDGRFGTLEAVLDFYSNSVTDSPTLDPILNQDGELGIALTDNEKTTLLAFLGTLTDETYINDERFAEY; the protein is encoded by the coding sequence ATGCTTAAAGCAACCCTATATACGGCACTTCTATCGCTGGTTTTTTGGTCCTGTAATTCTTCTGATGATACATATGAAACCATAAATGAACCTTTAGAATTTTCTGTGCCTTCTAATTTCCCAGATGCTGTTTATAACCTGGAGGCAAATCCGCCAACAACTATAGGTTTTGAGCTTGGTAAAAAGCTTTTTTACGACGGTCGCCTTTCTAGTAATGGATTTATTTCTTGTGGTTTTTGTCATGAACAACGCACTGCATTTACACATCACGGTCACCAATTTAGCCATGGTATTGATGATTTGGAAGGGGTTAGAAATACACCTGCCATTCAAAATGCAGCATTCATGAAAGAATTTGCGTGGGATGGAGCAACGAATCATTTGGACCTCTTTCCTATTATTCCCATTACCAACGAGGTAGAAATGGGCGAAACGGTAAGCGGTGTACTTGCTAAAATTAAAAGTGATGAGGAATATCAAAACTTGTTTGCTTCTGCCTTTGAAGATGGCGAAGTCAACAATGAGAATTTCTTAAAAGCCCTTGCTCAATTTATGGTAATGATGGTTTCCGCAGATTCTAAATATGACAAATACGTGCGTCAGGAAGAAGGCGGAACGTTTACCGATGAAGAAAAAGAAGGCTTTGCTGTTTTTACAAACAAATGCGCCTCTTGTCATACCTCAGATCTTTTTAGCGATGACGCTTTTAGAAATAATGGTCTAGCTCCAAACCCTTCTCTTAATGATATAGGTAGAGAAGAAGTAAGTGGAGATGCTGCTGACCGCCACAAGTTTAAAGTACCCAGCTTAAGAAATGTTGAGCTTACCGCTCCTTACATGCACGATGGTAGGTTTGGCACTTTAGAGGCCGTACTTGATTTTTATAGCAATTCAGTTACGGACTCCCCTACTTTAGACCCCATTTTAAATCAAGATGGTGAATTAGGAATTGCCCTAACTGATAATGAAAAAACTACGTTACTGGCCTTTTTGGGCACATTAACAGATGAAACTTATATAAATGACGAAAGATTTGCAGAATATTAG
- a CDS encoding bifunctional alpha/beta hydrolase/OsmC family protein, protein MNLQKVSFKNKDGQDLVGRLELPANRHPHNFAIFAHCFTCTKNLTAVRNISKALTANGFGVLRFDFTGLGESEGDFADTNFSGNVDDLVAAADYLAENYKAPTLLVGHSLGGTAVIFAAGRINSIKALATIGAPSNPGHIKNLLKSGIPEIEETGKAVVNLSGRDFTIKKQFLDDLQHKPLAQILGKLRKPILILHSPQDATVEIKNAEEIYRAAHHPKSFVSLDGADHLLSNKRDSFYAGELISGWAKRYLTLDTEQQEEPKTKHQVVASLDHDDGFSTQMKVGNHFMTADEPIDVGGNDFGPSPYELVSAGLSACTAMTVQMYAKRKGWKIDNIEVHTSYSRSHAVDCNECDIDSAKIDTFEREIKLTADLDEKQKKRILQIADKCPVHKTLHNETQVITTLI, encoded by the coding sequence ATGAACCTTCAGAAAGTAAGCTTTAAAAATAAGGACGGACAAGATTTAGTGGGCAGATTAGAACTCCCTGCCAATAGACACCCGCATAATTTTGCCATTTTTGCCCATTGCTTTACGTGTACAAAAAACCTGACTGCAGTGCGTAATATCAGTAAGGCCTTAACTGCTAATGGTTTTGGAGTTTTACGTTTTGATTTTACAGGTTTAGGTGAAAGTGAAGGTGACTTTGCCGATACTAATTTTTCAGGTAATGTTGATGACCTTGTTGCCGCTGCAGATTATCTAGCGGAAAATTATAAAGCACCTACCCTATTGGTTGGCCATTCGCTTGGTGGTACAGCTGTTATTTTTGCTGCTGGAAGAATCAATTCTATAAAGGCATTGGCAACTATAGGTGCTCCATCAAATCCGGGCCATATTAAAAACCTTTTGAAAAGCGGAATCCCAGAAATTGAAGAAACCGGAAAAGCAGTCGTTAATCTTAGCGGAAGGGATTTTACCATCAAAAAACAATTTTTAGACGATTTACAACATAAGCCTCTTGCCCAAATATTAGGTAAACTTCGTAAACCTATATTAATACTACATTCTCCACAAGACGCTACCGTTGAAATAAAGAATGCAGAAGAAATTTACCGTGCAGCACATCATCCTAAAAGCTTTGTTTCTTTAGATGGTGCAGATCACCTGCTATCTAATAAAAGAGACTCCTTTTATGCTGGTGAGCTAATTTCCGGATGGGCCAAACGTTATTTAACTCTGGATACAGAACAACAAGAAGAGCCTAAAACAAAACATCAAGTAGTAGCTAGTTTAGACCATGATGATGGTTTTTCTACACAAATGAAAGTTGGCAATCATTTTATGACCGCAGACGAGCCCATTGATGTAGGTGGTAATGATTTTGGGCCATCACCATACGAATTAGTATCTGCCGGTTTATCTGCCTGTACTGCTATGACCGTACAGATGTACGCCAAACGTAAAGGATGGAAAATAGATAATATAGAAGTACATACTTCCTATAGCAGAAGCCACGCAGTAGATTGTAATGAATGTGACATAGATTCTGCTAAAATCGATACTTTTGAAAGAGAGATTAAACTAACGGCGGATTTAGACGAAAAACAGAAAAAACGCATTCTCCAAATTGCCGATAAATGCCCGGTTCACAAGACCTTACATAATGAAACGCAGGTTATAACTACCCTAATTTAA
- a CDS encoding TIGR04283 family arsenosugar biosynthesis glycosyltransferase, translating to MISIIIPAHNERHNLSKLLPILNSEASNIVFEVLVMLSCQSADGSENLEVAPNVKFVKCQGKGRSVQMNTGASMAAGNVLVFLHADVIPPVSFLNDIEKTLNARFEAGFFSYRFDKENFWLDINASFTSKDGIFTGGGDQCLFIKKQTFENLGKFNESQALMEDFEFFKRMKGKKIPYKIINNDLIVSARKYESNSYLRVNLSNFLLVVLFKMGISSETLKSIHNKLLKMPYQHNT from the coding sequence ATGATATCTATTATTATACCTGCGCATAATGAAAGACATAATCTTTCAAAACTACTTCCAATATTAAATTCTGAAGCTAGTAATATAGTTTTTGAAGTACTTGTTATGCTGTCCTGTCAGAGTGCAGATGGTTCTGAAAATTTGGAGGTGGCACCTAACGTAAAATTTGTTAAATGCCAGGGAAAGGGCAGGTCTGTACAAATGAATACAGGAGCATCTATGGCGGCTGGTAATGTGCTGGTCTTTTTGCATGCAGATGTAATACCACCTGTTTCTTTTTTAAATGATATAGAAAAGACTTTAAACGCGAGGTTCGAGGCTGGGTTTTTCTCGTATCGGTTTGATAAAGAAAATTTTTGGTTGGATATAAATGCTTCTTTTACGTCTAAAGATGGTATTTTCACAGGAGGAGGAGACCAGTGTCTTTTTATCAAAAAACAAACTTTTGAGAATCTTGGAAAATTTAATGAAAGCCAAGCATTAATGGAGGATTTTGAGTTTTTTAAGCGAATGAAGGGAAAAAAAATACCTTACAAGATTATAAATAACGATTTGATAGTGTCCGCAAGAAAATATGAAAGTAACTCATATTTACGCGTTAACCTTTCCAATTTCTTACTTGTAGTTTTATTTAAAATGGGAATTTCTTCAGAAACACTGAAATCTATACATAACAAACTTCTCAAAATGCCTTATCAGCATAACACTTAA
- a CDS encoding anti-sigma factor, whose product MEVDKYIASGILELYVAGTLTEEQNVEVFQNAREYPEIREEILAIEASILELTKSVTPQIARRKGFDDVKVRIGERKDTKVVQFPKERSNWSTYTGWAAAILLGVGVAWFYNENTQLKSNINVVKQEKQILEQQIFEARGSLASSNELLDNLRDKDVILTPLGGQEVSPTSYAKAYWNKKEDKVYIDAQGLPEPPDGMVYQVWSLKLDPLTPTSMGLLEDFTADENKIFTLDNPNQTEAFGITLEPAGGSESPNLEQLYTLGAVASS is encoded by the coding sequence ATGGAAGTAGACAAATATATAGCATCGGGAATTTTGGAACTTTACGTAGCAGGAACGCTCACGGAAGAACAAAATGTGGAAGTATTTCAGAATGCTCGCGAGTACCCTGAAATAAGAGAAGAGATTTTGGCTATAGAAGCATCTATCCTGGAGTTGACCAAATCGGTTACTCCACAAATAGCCAGAAGAAAAGGATTTGACGACGTTAAAGTTCGTATTGGAGAAAGAAAAGACACTAAAGTTGTTCAATTTCCTAAGGAAAGATCTAATTGGAGTACCTATACAGGTTGGGCCGCAGCCATTTTATTGGGCGTTGGTGTTGCGTGGTTCTATAATGAAAACACCCAACTTAAGTCTAACATTAATGTGGTTAAACAGGAGAAGCAGATTTTAGAACAGCAGATTTTTGAAGCACGCGGGTCATTGGCAAGCAGCAACGAACTGTTAGACAACTTAAGAGACAAAGATGTAATCTTAACTCCGTTAGGTGGCCAAGAGGTCTCTCCTACTTCATATGCAAAAGCGTATTGGAACAAAAAAGAAGATAAGGTTTATATAGATGCCCAAGGATTACCGGAACCACCAGATGGTATGGTATACCAAGTATGGTCTCTTAAATTGGACCCTCTAACACCCACAAGTATGGGTCTTTTGGAAGATTTTACAGCGGATGAAAACAAAATTTTTACTTTGGATAATCCAAATCAGACAGAAGCTTTTGGTATTACACTTGAACCTGCGGGAGGTAGTGAATCACCAAACTTAGAACAACTGTATACCTTAGGAGCAGTTGCTTCTTCCTAA
- a CDS encoding RNA polymerase sigma factor yields the protein MDLDTLVVRFQKKDILAFEKLYDMYWENICGVVHTIVKDKGLAEEISQDVFAKIWNNSDSYNPSKGRFFTWILNIARNAAIDKVRSKSFKDQKKNLSADYFVGILNRPDSTEESKEEIDTSQLKKLVLNLKEKCLEIIEMLYFKGYTQTEASQELDIPLGTVKTRNRSCISQLRKNVTLEWK from the coding sequence ATGGATTTAGATACGTTGGTTGTTCGCTTCCAAAAAAAAGACATCCTAGCTTTTGAGAAGCTCTACGATATGTATTGGGAAAATATATGCGGCGTTGTCCATACGATTGTAAAGGACAAAGGCTTGGCCGAAGAAATTTCACAAGATGTCTTTGCTAAGATTTGGAATAATTCGGACAGCTACAACCCATCTAAGGGGCGCTTTTTTACATGGATTCTAAATATTGCCCGTAATGCGGCAATCGATAAAGTGCGATCAAAATCCTTTAAAGACCAAAAAAAGAACCTGTCTGCAGATTACTTCGTAGGTATTCTAAACAGGCCGGATAGTACCGAAGAAAGTAAAGAAGAAATAGATACTTCCCAACTGAAAAAATTAGTACTCAACCTAAAGGAAAAATGTCTTGAAATCATTGAAATGCTTTACTTTAAGGGATATACCCAGACAGAGGCATCACAAGAACTAGATATTCCACTAGGCACCGTAAAAACAAGAAATAGAAGCTGTATTTCTCAATTACGGAAAAATGTAACGTTAGAATGGAAGTAG
- a CDS encoding BamA/TamA family outer membrane protein translates to MSSIIAQDQKQASQDSIVKHLKISAFPVAFYTPETAFGFGGIGIANFWLKNEKRETRPSSLQLGASYTTKSQILVYMPFEFYKDDEKWRLLGELGFYKYFYNFFGVGIDSKEEDEELYEVTFPRARLALMREVWPNLYLGLGYEFDSFSSLKIEEGGILEASDVPGKQDGTVSNIGLQAFYDTRDNIFFPTKGFYIQANVFTSSKILGSSFEYSKFELDNRFYQKVGKKQVIAANLFLGSSSKSTPFYDLFYLGSDRTRGINNRRFQDNSELSMALEYRFPIAGRFGGVVFGSSGTVAPAFKSLSSSAYKNSGGVGLRYIINKRDGVRIRADYGMSSEGGNFYFTIKEAF, encoded by the coding sequence ATGAGTTCTATTATAGCTCAAGATCAAAAGCAAGCTAGTCAAGATTCCATTGTGAAGCACTTAAAGATTTCTGCTTTTCCTGTAGCATTTTATACTCCCGAAACGGCTTTTGGTTTCGGAGGTATCGGTATTGCTAACTTTTGGCTGAAAAATGAAAAAAGAGAAACAAGGCCTTCTTCATTACAATTGGGAGCCAGTTACACTACAAAAAGTCAAATTTTAGTTTACATGCCTTTTGAGTTTTATAAGGATGATGAAAAATGGCGCTTATTGGGCGAGTTAGGTTTTTATAAGTATTTCTACAATTTTTTTGGAGTGGGAATAGATAGTAAAGAGGAAGATGAAGAATTATATGAAGTAACTTTCCCAAGAGCACGTTTGGCATTAATGCGGGAAGTTTGGCCTAACCTCTACTTAGGACTTGGGTATGAGTTTGATAGCTTTAGTAGTTTAAAAATTGAAGAAGGTGGAATTCTAGAAGCTTCGGATGTACCAGGAAAGCAGGATGGAACAGTATCAAATATTGGGTTACAAGCCTTCTATGATACTAGAGATAATATCTTCTTCCCAACAAAAGGATTTTATATTCAAGCAAACGTATTTACCTCCAGTAAAATTCTGGGTTCTAGTTTTGAATATTCAAAATTTGAGTTAGATAATCGCTTTTATCAAAAAGTAGGGAAAAAGCAGGTAATTGCTGCCAATTTGTTTTTAGGAAGCAGTAGTAAAAGTACGCCGTTTTATGATCTATTTTACTTGGGCTCTGATAGGACTAGAGGCATCAATAACAGAAGATTTCAAGATAATTCCGAGTTGAGTATGGCATTGGAATATAGATTTCCTATAGCAGGTAGATTTGGAGGAGTTGTTTTTGGCTCATCAGGTACGGTAGCTCCGGCTTTTAAAAGTCTCTCTTCTTCCGCTTATAAAAACTCAGGAGGTGTAGGACTAAGATATATCATCAATAAGAGAGATGGTGTTCGCATACGTGCGGATTATGGCATGTCTAGCGAAGGCGGTAATTTCTATTTTACGATTAAGGAAGCCTTTTAA
- a CDS encoding DUF2490 domain-containing protein codes for MKKILLGLIFLCSILTYAQDSGENSLGTWHMYFGTNKVSDKFSIHTEGQLRYYEQADNFNQLLLRTGLNYHINPDAIVTMGYGYITTDGTFEEFPGEANSREHRIFEQLILKNKVWEFLFEHRYRLEQRFLDFGETTETQHRARYRIQVTLPLTDIFFLNFYDEIFLNLQDDVFGQNRLYAALGVNVTDNLSVQAGYLKNHFPSANFDRLQIGVTYNPDLRGIFKKNDSGS; via the coding sequence ATGAAGAAAATTCTACTAGGTCTAATATTTCTATGTTCTATTTTAACCTATGCCCAAGATTCTGGCGAAAATAGCCTTGGTACTTGGCATATGTATTTTGGTACTAACAAAGTTTCGGATAAATTCAGTATCCATACGGAAGGTCAGCTACGTTATTATGAACAAGCCGATAATTTTAATCAGCTTTTGCTACGTACCGGCCTCAATTATCATATCAATCCAGACGCCATAGTCACCATGGGCTACGGTTACATAACTACAGATGGTACCTTTGAAGAATTTCCCGGTGAGGCCAATTCAAGAGAACACCGCATTTTTGAACAGCTCATCCTTAAAAACAAAGTATGGGAATTTTTATTTGAACACCGTTACAGATTAGAACAACGCTTTCTAGATTTTGGGGAGACCACGGAAACACAACATCGCGCCAGATACAGAATCCAGGTAACGCTACCGTTAACCGATATCTTCTTCTTGAATTTCTATGATGAGATTTTCTTAAACCTACAAGATGACGTTTTTGGACAGAATAGGTTATATGCCGCACTTGGAGTAAATGTAACCGACAACCTAAGCGTACAGGCCGGTTATCTAAAAAATCATTTTCCTTCAGCAAATTTTGATCGTTTGCAGATAGGTGTCACCTATAATCCCGACCTAAGAGGTATATTCAAAAAGAATGATAGCGGCAGTTAA
- a CDS encoding DUF547 domain-containing protein, whose amino-acid sequence MNAIKFKYPVILFLLVVSVFPSYGQMNNSKILDLNTFSETFLTQVRNNEDTNELRAQLYNTTLQELEESLNTDEKKLAFWINVYNAYIQVVLSENPEKYDDRGTFFSAEQLPIAGRLVSFEKIEHGIIRKSQWKLGLGMIRKWFPNKFERKLRVDNREYRVHFALNCGAKDCPPVAIYSADNLNEQLNKGTAAYLNKTSTYNKESGEVSVTSLFSWFRGDFGCKSGVKDILKEFNIIPTTKNIDLHYKSYDWTLDLDNWIDL is encoded by the coding sequence ATGAACGCAATCAAATTTAAATATCCTGTTATTTTATTCCTACTAGTAGTATCGGTTTTTCCTTCATATGGGCAAATGAACAATAGTAAAATTTTGGATTTAAATACATTCTCCGAAACATTTTTAACGCAAGTCCGTAATAACGAAGATACTAATGAGTTACGAGCGCAACTCTACAACACCACGTTACAAGAATTAGAAGAAAGCTTAAATACAGACGAAAAAAAATTAGCTTTTTGGATTAATGTATACAATGCCTACATCCAAGTGGTTTTATCTGAAAACCCAGAAAAATATGATGACCGAGGTACATTTTTTAGCGCTGAACAATTACCTATAGCAGGCAGACTTGTTTCGTTTGAAAAAATAGAACATGGCATTATTAGAAAGTCGCAGTGGAAACTGGGTCTTGGTATGATAAGAAAATGGTTCCCGAATAAATTTGAAAGAAAATTACGAGTAGACAACAGAGAATATCGCGTACATTTTGCCTTAAACTGTGGAGCAAAAGATTGCCCACCAGTTGCTATATACAGTGCAGACAATCTAAATGAGCAACTTAATAAAGGTACGGCTGCTTATTTAAATAAAACATCTACCTACAATAAAGAAAGTGGAGAAGTATCCGTAACATCATTATTCAGCTGGTTTAGAGGCGATTTTGGTTGTAAAAGTGGGGTAAAAGATATTTTAAAGGAATTTAACATCATCCCAACTACTAAGAATATTGACCTTCACTATAAAAGTTACGATTGGACTTTAGACTTAGATAACTGGATAGACCTTTAG
- a CDS encoding superoxide dismutase family protein, with translation MKNIKIGVIAILALTMVNCKETKKNAAETTGDINNSVDQMETNAHEMKDDVMSEPLTVMMTSKSDSDMNGEITFTQTDNEIAMKAVFTGLEEGSHAIHLHENADCSSDDGKSAGGHWNPTNEPHGKWGAEEGYHKGDIGNFTGDADGNATVEFSTDEWCMDCDDENKNIIGRSVIVHKGTDDFTSQPSGDAGSRIGCAGITK, from the coding sequence ATGAAAAATATAAAAATAGGAGTTATTGCGATACTCGCATTGACGATGGTAAACTGTAAAGAAACCAAAAAGAACGCAGCTGAAACAACAGGTGACATTAATAATAGCGTGGACCAAATGGAAACAAACGCTCATGAGATGAAGGACGATGTTATGAGCGAGCCTCTTACCGTAATGATGACTTCCAAGAGCGATAGTGATATGAACGGCGAGATTACTTTTACTCAAACCGATAACGAAATTGCCATGAAAGCGGTCTTTACTGGTTTGGAAGAAGGCTCGCATGCCATTCACCTACACGAAAATGCCGATTGTTCTTCAGACGATGGTAAATCTGCAGGCGGACACTGGAACCCAACAAACGAACCTCATGGAAAATGGGGAGCAGAAGAAGGATACCATAAAGGTGACATAGGAAACTTTACAGGCGATGCAGATGGTAATGCTACAGTAGAATTTTCTACAGACGAATGGTGTATGGATTGTGATGATGAAAACAAGAACATTATAGGTAGATCAGTAATCGTACATAAAGGCACTGATGATTTTACATCTCAACCCAGTGGAGACGCTGGTTCTAGAATAGGCTGCGCTGGAATTACAAAATAA